The following proteins are co-located in the Brachyhypopomus gauderio isolate BG-103 unplaced genomic scaffold, BGAUD_0.2 sc90, whole genome shotgun sequence genome:
- the LOC143493621 gene encoding NACHT, LRR and PYD domains-containing protein 3-like, with translation MTSCVSMKSNMYKDEPLNFSSGPVTSDLHAQKKPVTISKDKLESVFKELEHKIISLVKNELKRFKNLLSPDYPACTERQVENEEDQSSVREGAMKITLHVLRNMNQTDFANTLETKLVPACYRKLKSKLRKKCQKINEGISQHGTTTLLNVIYTELYITEGGSGEVNNEHEVRQIETTSRRPATQETPIKCSDIFRPLPGQDKVIRTVLTKGVAGIGKTVSVQKFILDWSEGNVNQDVLFIFPLPFRELNLMKEKKLSLVQLLHCFFPETRELKPTHYKHYKILFIFDGLDECRLPLDFQNNDSVWDVTESTSVDVLLTNLIKGNLLPSALLWITSRPAAANQIPPESVDQVTEVRGFSGPQKEEYFRKRIRDQSLANRIISHMKSSRSLYIMCHIPVFCWIAATVLERMLGEAESGEIPKTLTQMYTHFLIFHIKHKDQKYEQKSDTDPQQTRKHLALGKLAFQQLDKGNLIFDEDDLRNSGIDVREMSVYSGMCTQIFREEFGLQLGKVFSFVHLSVYEFLAALYVFITFISTNTNVLKQQQPGLVKNTLSDFLNSAVDKALQSQNGHLDLFLRFLLGLSLESNQTLLRGLLTQTGSSFHCKEETFRYIKKKIRENPSSEKFINLFHCLNELNDHSLVQEVQTYLSRGGDTRLREDRLSPAQWSALVFVLLNSEEERDEFDLSNVPLEECLLRLLPVIKASRKVILSGCGLTEESCKSLTSVLQTENSLKELEINNNNLKDSGVEQLCAGLKSSNCKLEILRLSLCGLTEDTCKSLTSVLQTENSLKQLEINNNDLKDSGVEQLCAGLKSSNCKLEILRLSGCLVTEEGCSSLASALSSNPSHLKELDLTYNHPGDSGVKLLSARLEDPHCRLDTLRVDHAGKISLKPGLRKYACELTLDPNTAHTRLSLSEGNRKVTCVKEQQTYPDHPERFDVWTQLQQSRSVSGLAGRHSVLLQRLLSHTHTHTLTHTSLHIH, from the exons ATGActagctgtgtgtctatgaagagtaaCATGTACAAGGATGAGCCTCTTAACTTTAGCAgtggacctgtgacctctgacctaca TGCCCAAAAGAAACCTGTAACGATTTCTAAAGACAAACTGGAGTCAGtattcaag GAGCTGGAGCACAAAATCATCTCTCTGGTGAAAAATGAGCTGAAGAGATTCAAGAATCTACTGAGTCcagattacccagcatgcactgagagacaggtggagaatgaggaggatcagagcagtgtcagagagggggcgatgaagatcacactgcacgtcctgaggaacatgaaccagacagacttCGCTAACACACTAGAGACCA AACTGGTCCCTGCTTGCTACAGAAAACTCAAATCCAAACTGAGGAAAAAATGTCAGAAAATTAATGAAGGAATCTCACAGCATGGAACCACAACACTTCTGAATGTgatctacacagagctctacatcacagagggagggagtggagaggtcaataatgaacatgaggtgagacagattgagacaaCATCtaggagaccagcaacacaggagacacccatcaaatgcagtgacatctttagacccttaccaggacaagacaaagtcatcagaactgtgctgactaaaggagtggctggaattggtaaaacagtctcagtgcagaagttcatactggactggtctgaaggaaatgtaaatcaggatgttctcttcatatttccacttccttttagggagctgaatttgatgaaggagaaaaagctCAGTCTGGTGCAGCTTCTTCATTGTTTTTTTCCAGAAACACGTGAATTAAAACCAACTCACTATAAACACTACAAAATTCTGttcatctttgatggtctggatgagtgtcgtcttcctctagatttccagAACAATGACAGTGTGTGGGATGTAACAGAGTcgacctcagtggatgtgctgctgacaaacctcatcaaggggaatctgcttccctctgctctcctctggataacctctcgaccagcagcagccaatcagatccctcctgagagtgttgaccaggtaacagaggtacgagggttcagtggtcctcagaaagaggagtacttcaggaagagaatcagaGACCAGAGTCTGGCCaatagaatcatctcacacatgaagtcatcaagaagtctctacatcatgtgtcacattccagtcttctgttggattgcagccactgttctagagaggatgttgggtgaagcagagagtggagagatccccaagactctgactcagatgtacacacacttcctgatctttcacatcaaacacaaggacCAAAAGTATGAACAGAAAAGTGACACTGACCCTCAACAAACTAGAAAACATttggcactgggaaaactggctttccaacagctggATAAAGGCAACCTGATCTTCGATGAGGACGACCTGAGAAACAGTGGCATTGATGTCAGAGAAATGTCAGTGTATTCAGGAATGTGCACtcagatcttcagagaggagtttggtctacagctggggaaggtgttcagctttgtacatctgagtgtttatgagtttctggctgctttatatgtatttattaccttcatctccaccaacaCGAATGTGCTGAAACAGCAACAACCTGGATTGGTCAAAAACACATTGTCTGACTTCCTCAACAGtgcagtggacaaggccttacagagtcagaatggacacctggaccttttcctccgcttccttctgggtctctcactggagtccaatcagactctcttacgaggtctactgacacagacaggaagcagcttTCACTGCAAAGAGGAAACGTTCAGGTACATCAAGAAGAAGATCAGGGAGAATCCCTCTTCAGAGAAATTCATCAATCTCttccactgtctgaatgaactgaatgatcattctctaGTACAGGAAGTCCAAACATACCTGAGCAGAGGAGGTGACACTCGTCTCCGTGAAGACAggctctctcctgctcagtggtcagctctggtgtttgtgttgctgaactcAGAAGAGGAGCGGGATGAGTTTGACCTGAGCAATGTCCCATTAGAGGAATGTCTACTGAGACTGCTGCCAGTGATCAAAGCATCCAGAAAAGTCAT actgtctggctgtggtctcactgaggagtcttgcaaatctctcacatcagttctacaaacagaaaactcactgaaagagctggagattaataataataacctaaaagattcaggagtggagcagctctgtgctggactgaagagttcaaactgtaaactggagattctcag actgtctctctgtggtctcactgaggatacttgcaaatctctcacatcagttctacaaacagaaaactcactGAAACAGCTGGAGATTAATAACAATGACCTaaaagattcaggagtggagcagctctgtgctggactgaagagttcaaactgtaaactggagattctcag ATTGTCTGGTTGTTTggtcacagaggaaggctgttcttctctggcttcagctctgagttcaaacccctcccacctgaaagaactggatctgacttacaaccacccaggagactcaggagtgaagctgctctctgctagactGGAGGATCCCCACTGTAGATTGGACACACTCAG ggtggatcatgcagggaagatcagtctcaaaccaggactaagaaaat ATGCGTGTGAGCTCAcactggacccaaacacagcacacacacgtctctctctgtctgaggggAACAGAAAGGTGACGTGTGTGAAGGAGCAGCAGACGTATCCTGatcatccagagagatttgatgtctggactcag ctccaacagagtaggagtgtatctggactggccggccggcactctgtccttctacagcgtctcctctcacacacacacactcacacacttacacacacttcactccACATTCACTGA